In the Gossypium arboreum isolate Shixiya-1 chromosome 10, ASM2569848v2, whole genome shotgun sequence genome, one interval contains:
- the LOC108465235 gene encoding U-box domain-containing protein 8-like yields METQLPDDFRCPISLEIMSDPVILPSGHTFDRVSIQRWLDSGHRTCPITKLPLPEHPCLIPNHALRSLISNYTLVSPSKLQPCPQPQILISSLTSQSSHVGTKLNSLTHLVRLTKHDSGFRRKLTELGAAPGVLKCVDLDDPSLQEKALSLLLNLSLDDDNKVGLVAEGAINRVIKVLRFGSPDCRAIAATIITSLAVVEVNKATIGAYPDAIQALVWLLISGKGREKKEAATALYAICSFADNRRRAVDCGAVPILISLLDSGLERAIEVLGLLVKCKEGREEMMKVNGCVKVLVSVLRNGSSRGVQYGLFTLNCLCNCCERLCFEAINEGVVEICMGLMEEENEKIRRYTSSLVQTLRENHAFG; encoded by the coding sequence ATGGAAACTCAGCTCCCCGACGATTTCAGGTGCCCTATTTCACTTGAGATAATGTCTGACCCGGTTATCCTTCCATCGGGTCACACCTTCGACCGGGTTTCAATCCAACGGTGGCTAGATTCTGGTCACCGGACTTGTCCGATTACCAAACTTCCATTACCTGAACACCCTTGTCTTATCCCAAACCATGCCCTCCGTTCCTTGATTTCCAACTATACCCTCGTCTCTCCTTCCAAGTTACAGCCTTGCCCTCAACCCCAAATCCTCATCTCTTCTCTAACCTCTCAATCATCCCATGTCGGTACCAAGCTTAACTCGCTCACCCATCTCGTTCGACTCACTAAGCACGACTCGGGATTCCGCCGTAAACTAACTGAGCTGGGTGCAGCCCCTGGTGTCCTCAAGTGTGTTGACTTAGATGATCCGAGTTTACAAGAAAAGGCACTGTCTTTACTCCTTAATCTCAGTCTTGACGATGATAACAAAGTGGGCTTAGTCGCTGAAGGTGCTATTAACCGGGTTATCAAAGTTTTACGATTCGGGTCACCCGATTGTAGAGCCATAGCTGCAACGATTATAACCAGTTTAGCCGTGGTGGAAGTTAATAAAGCAACAATAGGAGCATACCCAGATGCAATTCAAGcattggtttggcttttaatttcaGGTAAAGGAAGGGAAAAAAAAGAAGCAGCAACAGCTTTGTATGCAATTTGTTCATTTGCTGATAATAGAAGAAGAGCTGTAGATTGTGGAGCAGTACCAATACTGATTAGCTTATTAGATTCAGGCTTGGAAAGGGCTATTGAGGTGTTGGGATTATTGGTTAAATGTAAAGAAGGAAGAGAAGAGATGATGAAAGTTAATGGGTGTGTTAAGGTTTTGGTTTCTGTTTTAAGGAATGGTAGTTCAAGAGGTGTTCAATATGGGTTATTTACATTGAATTGTTTATGTAATTGTTGTGAAAGGCTTTGTTTTGAAGCTATAAATGAAGGTGTTGTGGAGATTTGTATGGGGTTAATGGAAGAAGAGAATGAGAAGATAAGGCGATATACTTCAAGTTTGGTTCAAACTCTTAGAGAAAATCATGCTTTTGGGTGA